The Bacteroidales bacterium genome segment TAATACTGCTCCCCAGTTCAGACAACAACCGTATTCTTTATTTACTAAAAGATTGTTCTTTCCAATCCATCCCAGTCCGGCATGAGTAGCCAATGTTTTTAACGGGAGCATTGATTTATTGCCTTCAAAATTGTTTGTTGCTATCTGGTTATCTTCCGAAAGTGAATAAACTCTATATCCTTTCTTCTCAATAAATTCGGATAAGAGGTCGGATATGCGATACATTTCCATTTCTTTGCAATAATGTTCATCATCATCGAAATAGTTACGGGCAACCATATCGGGCACATAATTGGGATTATCATTGACCCTTTTTAGGTATTCGGGAGTGCATTTAACACTAAATAATACGGCAGACGAAAATCCCCGATTCTGCTTTTCCGCCAAACCGGAGATATCTACAAAATAAATAAATTCTATTCCGTGTTGTTTTAATTCGTTAGTAACTGTTTCGTTAAGTAAACTCATATATCTGCTATTGGATATACAAAGATAAGGATTTATTCCACAGGAGTATGGATTTCTGTTTTCCTATCCTTAAATTTTACTTTCGGGCAACAACAAACATCTCGCTATTAGATGTGAAATTATTATCTTTTAAGATATTCTTATGTATAGTTACTTTTCGAAAACCCGCATTCTTCAAGACCAAAGTAATTTCTTCTTCCGAGTAATATCTGTCCCAAACAATAAAATGCTTGGTTTCGAGTTCCGACAGCAGATTATATTGATAGGCAAATGTTTTGTTTCCATGATAATGAAATGTTTGACTTAGCAGCAAGTATTCATCTTTATTCCAAAATCCGCCTGCAGAAGCATACTCCCAATTCCGTTCTTCCTGCTTATCTTTTATCAAATCGTCAGTAAAGACATCGAATATAAAACTTCCTCCTTCTTCCAAAGATTGATAGATGTTTTTCAGCAGTTTGTCTCTGTCATTATCGGAATGAGTTCCCAAGTCGCAGTAAATCATGATTACCGTATCGAATTTCCCATAAGGATACTCATTGATGTAATCACCCAGAATGTAATGAATATCTTTCCTTTCAGCAATCGCATACTCAATAGATGCCTTATTGAAATCAATTCCTGTTACTTCATAACCTTTATCTTTGAATAAAGAGGTATATAACCCGGGACCGCATCCCAGATCAAGGAGGCGGTTTTCCGGTTTAGACTGACTGAGCACAAAATCTGTGATTTTTAATATAGATTCCTGCTTTCGACTGGCCCCGTCAGACGTTGGCTTCAAATGTTCTTTGAGCATCTGCTGCCGAATGTAAGGGTCAGTCCAAATATTGCAATCAGTTTTTTCGAATAATAAGGGTTTAGTATCTTTTATCATCATATTGGTTTTTCAATTGTATTTTATATAAAATATGCTGTTTTAAAGGATGATCATTCGGCACAACCGGATGGAAAAATTCCTTTACTTTTTTCATTCCTATCTTTTGCATCACTTGTTCAGAAGCTTTGTTTAGCAATGATGTAAAAGACCATATCGTATCAAAGGATAGATGTCGTGCGTACAAAAGACAAGCTTTAGCCGCTTCAGTAGCATAACCATTATTCCAATCTTTATATCTTAGTCGCCATCCGATTTCAATGCCCGGAGCAAAATCAAAGTCAAACAAGATATTATGGAATCCGGTATATCCGAGAAATGAGCCGTCTTCTTTCTTTTCAACAGCATATAAGCCGTAACCATATTCGTAAAATTCATCTTGTATCCTATTGTAAAAATCCAAGGATTCTTCTTTTGTTAACTGTTTTAAGAAATACTCCATTACTTTGGGATTTCGATTCATTTCGGCAAAAGAAGGTATATCACTTTCTTTCCAATCCCGTAATAATAAACGTTCTGTTTCTATGTATGTCATTCTTTTATTCTCAATTCTTCCAAAACCTTTCCGTAACATCAACCATACATTCATCAACTATTTGATAAAACTTTTGATTGGTTGTAGGGATATTCAAGGCGCCGTATTCTTTAATGTAAGGGCCTAATTTGATGTAATCGAAATTGTTATAATTACATTCGGGCGGAAAACAGATTTTTCCGGAATACCAGGCGGTTTTTAATTGTCCGTTTGTGAAATGTTTTACAAAATGAGCGAGTTGTTCAATCTCACCAGGATTTCCGTCACCACCCATAAAACATACGCAAGTTACTGCACTTCCGTACCGATGAATCAATTCGGTGATAACATGCTCATTTAATACTTCTCCTATGTCATCTTGTAAATGCGGGCTATGGCAGCCGACGCATATATTGGGACAATTGGAAATATTTATCGCAAGTGAGACTTCACCAGGAATTTCCTGGAAAACTATATCATAACTGATGAACCGTAGCATAATGACGACGAGAGGCTTCCTTCTGCCTGCATTGTGAGAAATTGCTTACGCGCTTCAAATAGCCGATAATTCTTGTCAGGTAATCTAAATTATGACTACCGCAGGCCGGACATTCTTCCAAATTGTGTTTTGTAATATGACCGCAATCGTTGCAAACTGTATTAGGAATATTGAAAGTAAAATAATTACAGCCTTCTTTTGCCGCAACTTTCAATAATTGTCTATATTGTTCTTTAGATAAATGTTCATGTAGATTAAGATGCAAAGCCGAACCGCCTGTTAAATGTTTGATATATTTCTCGCCATGTAAACGAAATTTATCAATAATATTTAATTTCTCATCCTCAACAATATAAAAATAACTGTTATAACAATCCCTATTCACTTTATATCCGTCTTTTTTATCCCATTTTGCATGTTTAACACCTACATTCTCGGCAGGAATCATCTCACAATTAAACATCAAATCTTTATCTCTGTATTTCTTATTGTATCTTTCAACAGTACTGAGAATTTCTTCCGTAAACCGTTCATATTCCGGATTATCATTGATTTCAATTCCGAGAAATTCAGCCGCTTCAACAAGTCCGTTTACACCAATAGTTAAATATTGACGGCCTATATTGATATAACCGGCATCAAACAAAGGCAACATTCCTTTTTTATACATTTCCTTTAAATTCTCATTATAGGCTGTCTGAACTTTATGTACCAAATCAATAACTTCTTCCAAAAAGAATTGATAGTGCATTTCCCTTTTTGAAGCATATTGAATACAACGATTCAGATTGATTGTAAGAACACTTTTAGATCCTGTGGAAACACCGCCTGCACCGAGAGTATAACTGAACCCGTTGTCGCTGATTTCATTTCTCAAACGGCAACAACTACTTAGTGAGTCGGCACTATCGCTCATGTATGTAAAGAAAGAATGGCCTTCGGAATACATTTCAGCAGTGAAATCTCCATATTCCTTATCCTTGACATCACCGTTTTCGGTAAGAAGAGCCATTGTTTCAACGGGGAAAGTAAGAACGGCACGGGTACGTTCTCTATTGAACCATTTCATAAAACGTTTTTGCAACCAGCTGAGCGAATCCCAATCAGGTTTACTGTCATCCGGAAAGACAAAATGTTCAAAAAGACTTTCGAAATAATACCTGTCGTAATAAGAAATATTCCAGAATACAGCCTGAAAGTTACGCGCACCGGTTGGTTGGTTGATAGAATAAACTATTTGTTCGAAACAATCAGTTATTATCTTATCCAAAGTTCGCTGCTTTACAGATAAATCGACAACCTTATCCACATCCAAATAATAATTTTTTCCGTATTCTAATCCTATAAAATAATTCATGTACATCAGAAACTCTGGAGTTGCGCAGGCACCGCTCAACATGCTGGAAACCATAAAAACCATATTAACAAATCCGCCGCAAAAAGATTTCAGATTTGTTGGTGCTTTTGAATTTCCTCCTATTGAAGTTGTGCCGCCGATAAGCCAAGGATACATTGTTATGCTGGCGCAATAATTTGCCAAACTTGTTTCATCATTCTTATAAATAAAATGTCTGTTTAATAAATCAATATATTTGTCGGACAATTCTTTACCATACATTTCTTTAATCTTGTCCGTAAGCATCCGGCGATTCAAACGAATAAAATTAGACTTAGGAAGTTCGCCGATTAATGTTGCCATATTTTTATTTTCTACATTCGCATTGGAATCATATTTACTTCCTGAGGCTGCATTAGAAGCATCACAATACTCCATCAGGAAATTAAGTTTATCCATTACTTCACGGTCTTCCGTATGTTTTTGCCGATAAAGCATATATGATTTTGCAACGGCGTAATATCTTTCAGCCATCAGGGCAATTTCTACCTGATTCTGAATTTCCTCAACCGTAACACCGTCTTTTATACTTACTCTGCTTAAAATGTTTGTAATGACATCTTGGGTGGCAAAGCTTCCGACAGACAGAAATGCTTTAGCTATTGCATTTTGAATTTTTTCGATTGAGAACAATTCTTTTTTGCCGTCTCTTTTAACGATATATGTTTCCATAGATATATTGATTATTTTTTCTTTTTTAAATGATGTAGCTCAAGGAGAAGCCGGATAGAATTTACTAATTTACCTTCTGGAAGTAGTAAATAATCTTACGCTTTTTCACCCGAAAGCTACAGATTTTTGATATCGGCAGGTCTTCTGACTTGTTTCTGAGTTCTGCTCCTTCCCGATTAAACATCAGTGGTATTTTGCAGATTCATAATAAAACTTACAGCTACGGGAATAGCTCCTGATTCTCACAGGATTCCCTTTTAATTCCGGTTGTCTTAAAAACAATTTAAGGAAACCGATATCAATCGCAAAATTATATATAATTCTTTCCTAAAAATGTTTTTAAATTGATAAATTATTAACAAAATATCTTTTTATACTCATCTGTTTAATAGATAAATAAAAGAAGTTTTCAAAAATAATTGAATATAATTGCATACTCTTAGAAAAAAATTTAATTTTGTCATCATAATTAAAGAAATATTTGATAACATATAAATTCATACGACATGAAAACAAAATCTACAATTATTTTATTAGCTTTTTCCTTTTTAATATCAAATTTTATTTTCGCACAAGAATTAAAACCATACAGATATTATCTTGAAACCAAACAAAAAAGCGAGAACCTTTCACCTGATGTTCTTCCGGTTGATAATCAAAATGCTTATGACGTGAAATGGTATTTTTTAAATCTCAATGCCGAAAATAATACTGTTGCTTTATCCGGCGATGTTACAATCAAAGCCGAAGTTGTTTGGCCTATTATGGAT includes the following:
- a CDS encoding 4Fe-4S dicluster domain-containing protein, with amino-acid sequence MSLLNETVTNELKQHGIEFIYFVDISGLAEKQNRGFSSAVLFSVKCTPEYLKRVNDNPNYVPDMVARNYFDDDEHYCKEMEMYRISDLLSEFIEKKGYRVYSLSEDNQIATNNFEGNKSMLPLKTLATHAGLGWIGKNNLLVNKEYGCCLNWGAVLTDIPLDTTLSGLPVVQCGNCSICLDVCEPNALKGTVWKSGMEREEMIEVEKCTTCLKCMVHCPWTQRYMKKGLNANE
- a CDS encoding class I SAM-dependent methyltransferase, which codes for MMIKDTKPLLFEKTDCNIWTDPYIRQQMLKEHLKPTSDGASRKQESILKITDFVLSQSKPENRLLDLGCGPGLYTSLFKDKGYEVTGIDFNKASIEYAIAERKDIHYILGDYINEYPYGKFDTVIMIYCDLGTHSDNDRDKLLKNIYQSLEEGGSFIFDVFTDDLIKDKQEERNWEYASAGGFWNKDEYLLLSQTFHYHGNKTFAYQYNLLSELETKHFIVWDRYYSEEEITLVLKNAGFRKVTIHKNILKDNNFTSNSEMFVVARK
- a CDS encoding GNAT family N-acetyltransferase encodes the protein MTYIETERLLLRDWKESDIPSFAEMNRNPKVMEYFLKQLTKEESLDFYNRIQDEFYEYGYGLYAVEKKEDGSFLGYTGFHNILFDFDFAPGIEIGWRLRYKDWNNGYATEAAKACLLYARHLSFDTIWSFTSLLNKASEQVMQKIGMKKVKEFFHPVVPNDHPLKQHILYKIQLKNQYDDKRY
- the nrdG gene encoding anaerobic ribonucleoside-triphosphate reductase activating protein; amino-acid sequence: MLRFISYDIVFQEIPGEVSLAINISNCPNICVGCHSPHLQDDIGEVLNEHVITELIHRYGSAVTCVCFMGGDGNPGEIEQLAHFVKHFTNGQLKTAWYSGKICFPPECNYNNFDYIKLGPYIKEYGALNIPTTNQKFYQIVDECMVDVTERFWKN
- the nrdD gene encoding anaerobic ribonucleoside-triphosphate reductase, translated to METYIVKRDGKKELFSIEKIQNAIAKAFLSVGSFATQDVITNILSRVSIKDGVTVEEIQNQVEIALMAERYYAVAKSYMLYRQKHTEDREVMDKLNFLMEYCDASNAASGSKYDSNANVENKNMATLIGELPKSNFIRLNRRMLTDKIKEMYGKELSDKYIDLLNRHFIYKNDETSLANYCASITMYPWLIGGTTSIGGNSKAPTNLKSFCGGFVNMVFMVSSMLSGACATPEFLMYMNYFIGLEYGKNYYLDVDKVVDLSVKQRTLDKIITDCFEQIVYSINQPTGARNFQAVFWNISYYDRYYFESLFEHFVFPDDSKPDWDSLSWLQKRFMKWFNRERTRAVLTFPVETMALLTENGDVKDKEYGDFTAEMYSEGHSFFTYMSDSADSLSSCCRLRNEISDNGFSYTLGAGGVSTGSKSVLTINLNRCIQYASKREMHYQFFLEEVIDLVHKVQTAYNENLKEMYKKGMLPLFDAGYINIGRQYLTIGVNGLVEAAEFLGIEINDNPEYERFTEEILSTVERYNKKYRDKDLMFNCEMIPAENVGVKHAKWDKKDGYKVNRDCYNSYFYIVEDEKLNIIDKFRLHGEKYIKHLTGGSALHLNLHEHLSKEQYRQLLKVAAKEGCNYFTFNIPNTVCNDCGHITKHNLEECPACGSHNLDYLTRIIGYLKRVSNFSQCRQKEASRRHYATVHQL